One window of Gloeothece citriformis PCC 7424 genomic DNA carries:
- a CDS encoding serine/threonine-protein kinase, which translates to MNLSMDSGVVLNERYRLLRQLGHSSVGCTYLVEDTHRFNELCVIKKLIPQLSHAEQLQKIEELFEREAKVLYKLQHPQIPRFRELFRLQNHLFLVQDYIQGQTYRDILSFRQLQGQVFTEEEITQFLKHILPVLAYIHARGIIHRDISPDNIILRHSDQLPVLIDFGSVKQLATTGTQPGSTQPVTIAIATQLGQMGYAPPEQIQNGLVYPHSDLYALAATVLTLLTGKQPAQILEPHSLSWDWKRDLVVSSKLKNLLISMLAKNVSDRPQSTREVLEILNQAQAQSLQPAVITSQPTQATLVVAQLSSTPVTTGSSVATSPTPVPSSVPSSPTPPQLNSVSLSQDNSTMTSTSTRPSNFLHGCLGKLTLVLLLSIGSGMMGWLAGKTWLDQITQNNTPSESSDKSTTVFTDNPSSSGISDQEWKRKNEIQSRRLNLGIDSQFFYNLVDQLFQSEYPAMQGKILTNKPEDDQWREKWDKIAADLLDKLSFLSPKALKDLGKYTQAQRNLWIQEANRLHLSSRALYDLADGTFFYYFPEQKNQEFITQPIGQVWNAIIFDRLETMRSGKFYEKLNLSESELETQSNGRLEPGEGNAYVIRLNASETVKIALKADNKDTLFSIYSPTGKNNLLEDSQEHQWSGELPENGFYEITIVSQSKKPLDYQLTISFDNSFLKPRDY; encoded by the coding sequence ATGAACCTTTCTATGGACTCTGGAGTCGTCTTAAATGAACGCTATCGCCTATTGCGACAGTTAGGACACAGTAGCGTAGGGTGTACTTACTTAGTGGAAGACACCCATCGGTTTAATGAACTGTGTGTCATTAAAAAATTAATTCCTCAACTTTCCCATGCTGAACAACTGCAAAAAATAGAGGAACTCTTTGAAAGAGAAGCCAAAGTTCTCTATAAACTGCAACATCCTCAAATTCCCCGCTTCCGAGAACTGTTTAGACTCCAAAATCATCTATTTCTGGTTCAAGATTATATTCAAGGTCAAACCTATAGGGATATTCTCTCCTTTCGTCAACTTCAGGGTCAAGTTTTTACAGAAGAGGAAATTACCCAATTTTTAAAGCATATTTTGCCAGTTCTAGCCTATATTCATGCTAGAGGGATCATTCATCGGGATATTTCCCCAGATAATATTATTCTACGCCACAGCGATCAATTACCCGTTTTAATCGATTTTGGCAGTGTTAAACAACTGGCCACCACTGGAACTCAGCCGGGGTCAACTCAACCGGTGACCATTGCCATCGCTACCCAACTCGGACAAATGGGGTACGCTCCGCCGGAACAAATTCAAAACGGACTCGTCTACCCTCACAGTGATTTATATGCTTTGGCAGCTACGGTCTTAACCTTACTGACAGGAAAGCAACCGGCTCAAATTCTTGAACCTCATTCCCTTTCCTGGGACTGGAAACGAGATTTAGTCGTCAGTTCTAAATTGAAGAATTTGCTGATTTCCATGCTGGCAAAAAACGTCAGCGATCGCCCTCAAAGTACCAGAGAAGTTCTGGAAATCCTCAATCAAGCTCAAGCTCAATCTTTACAACCTGCTGTCATCACCTCTCAACCCACCCAAGCTACTCTTGTCGTTGCTCAACTTAGCTCGACTCCGGTGACTACAGGTTCATCTGTAGCAACTTCCCCCACTCCCGTCCCTTCATCTGTTCCTTCTTCTCCCACTCCCCCACAGCTAAATTCAGTCTCTCTATCCCAAGATAACTCTACTATGACCTCTACTTCTACCAGACCGAGTAATTTTTTACATGGCTGTTTGGGAAAATTAACCTTAGTCTTGCTCCTGAGTATAGGATCGGGAATGATGGGATGGTTAGCAGGTAAAACATGGCTCGATCAAATTACTCAAAATAACACCCCTTCAGAGTCTTCTGATAAATCTACAACTGTCTTTACGGATAATCCCTCTTCTTCTGGGATATCCGATCAAGAGTGGAAGCGCAAAAATGAGATCCAAAGCCGTCGTCTGAATTTAGGGATTGATAGTCAATTTTTTTATAACTTAGTAGATCAACTTTTTCAGAGTGAATACCCCGCTATGCAGGGCAAAATTTTAACCAATAAACCCGAAGATGATCAATGGCGCGAAAAATGGGATAAAATCGCAGCAGATTTATTAGATAAATTAAGTTTTTTAAGTCCAAAAGCCCTTAAAGATTTAGGAAAATACACCCAAGCACAACGCAATCTTTGGATACAAGAAGCTAATCGACTTCACTTAAGCAGTCGCGCTCTTTATGATTTAGCGGATGGCACGTTTTTCTATTATTTTCCTGAGCAAAAAAATCAAGAGTTTATTACACAACCGATTGGTCAAGTTTGGAATGCGATTATTTTTGATCGACTTGAAACTATGCGCTCGGGTAAATTTTATGAAAAACTGAATCTTTCTGAATCGGAGTTAGAAACTCAAAGCAATGGACGTTTAGAACCGGGAGAAGGAAACGCTTATGTAATCCGTTTAAACGCTTCTGAAACGGTAAAAATAGCCCTGAAAGCCGATAATAAAGATACTCTTTTTTCGATTTACTCTCCTACCGGAAAAAATAATTTATTAGAAGATTCTCAAGAGCATCAATGGTCGGGAGAGCTTCCAGAAAACGGCTTTTATGAAATCACCATCGTTTCCCAATCTAAAAAACCGCTTGATTATCAATTGACCATTAGTTTTGATAACTCTTTTTTAAAACCCAGAGATTATTAA
- a CDS encoding Uma2 family endonuclease, producing the protein MTSILIEDLTGELAIQAEDPEERFIIEAVSWEEYEKLLEKLGDSLRYRVTYLDGTLEIMSPSRRHEFDKKNISRLLEIYLEETRTPFWGLGSTTFRQEVKRGGLEPDECYCIGTEKEYPDLAIEVIASSGGINKLGVYQRLGVKEVWFWKSHDISVYCLRKDNYEQVTKSEILPELDLDLLIQYAIQPNPLEAVLGFRQAINS; encoded by the coding sequence ATGACATCAATATTAATAGAAGATTTAACCGGTGAACTAGCGATACAAGCAGAAGATCCCGAAGAAAGATTTATTATTGAAGCAGTCAGTTGGGAAGAATATGAAAAGTTATTAGAAAAACTGGGGGATAGTTTACGCTATCGTGTGACTTATCTAGATGGAACTTTAGAAATTATGTCTCCTAGTCGTCGTCATGAATTTGATAAAAAAAATATTAGCCGCTTATTAGAAATTTATTTAGAAGAAACTAGAACGCCTTTTTGGGGACTCGGTTCAACGACCTTTCGTCAAGAAGTGAAACGAGGAGGACTAGAACCGGATGAATGTTATTGTATTGGGACAGAAAAAGAATATCCTGATTTAGCGATCGAAGTTATAGCGAGTAGTGGGGGAATAAATAAATTAGGGGTTTATCAGCGACTAGGAGTCAAAGAAGTTTGGTTTTGGAAAAGTCATGATATTTCTGTATATTGTTTACGAAAAGACAACTATGAACAAGTTACTAAAAGTGAGATTTTACCCGAATTAGATTTAGATTTATTAATTCAGTATGCCATACAACCCAATCCTTTAGAAGCCGTTTTAGGTTTTCGTCAAGCCATCAACAGCTAA
- a CDS encoding EndoU domain-containing protein, whose translation MTIADFLKKLNYVLCLGLFTIIIGLICFNFLPSPAWAQASYNGTFTLTQACDGTTSIRGSNPIALNIGTSYQAVGLNRPNNPTHVYITVPDTNNRWVALGCGELNPPVVVVVVPDNTQSNGNDLNQTLMPFFDDDPSSTFNSVGLDITPPAPILNEFDLAINRLCGDPGTVVSRADFQATLNQFPTVLANIKDFVGGSLVDGRTADDEFLDDLTDVWFNVHGFDHVFCGEPGRNIGGLHFAGRYLDLQQRGLAGVLRGSESRAEVLPNAVYTLGVVMLVDGNPVSSAIKGYAYSLNAEELLALGAKAYEDNPSTGSTNQVCLVGITDEGNTFYNVFVAREGGIRTFYSDATPDFDRTRECNVLVYETSTGNA comes from the coding sequence ATGACGATCGCTGATTTTCTCAAAAAACTCAATTATGTCCTTTGTTTAGGTCTATTTACTATAATCATCGGACTGATTTGTTTTAACTTTTTACCGAGTCCGGCTTGGGCACAAGCCAGTTACAATGGCACATTTACCTTAACTCAAGCCTGTGATGGCACGACCTCTATTAGAGGAAGTAATCCCATTGCCTTAAATATTGGCACAAGTTATCAAGCCGTTGGCTTAAACAGACCCAATAACCCCACTCATGTTTATATTACAGTTCCCGATACTAATAACCGTTGGGTTGCTTTAGGCTGTGGGGAATTGAATCCTCCTGTTGTTGTGGTTGTAGTCCCTGATAACACCCAATCCAATGGAAATGACCTAAATCAAACCTTAATGCCTTTTTTTGATGATGATCCTTCATCTACTTTTAATAGTGTCGGTTTAGATATTACCCCTCCTGCTCCCATTTTAAATGAGTTTGACTTAGCTATTAATCGACTTTGTGGCGATCCGGGAACGGTAGTCAGTCGCGCTGATTTTCAAGCCACTCTCAATCAATTTCCCACTGTATTAGCCAATATCAAAGATTTTGTCGGAGGTTCTCTCGTTGATGGACGCACTGCTGATGATGAATTTCTCGATGATTTAACCGATGTTTGGTTTAACGTTCATGGGTTTGATCATGTTTTTTGTGGTGAACCAGGTAGAAATATTGGTGGATTACATTTTGCCGGACGTTATCTAGATTTACAACAGAGAGGATTAGCCGGAGTTCTTCGAGGAAGTGAAAGTAGGGCAGAAGTTCTTCCTAATGCCGTTTATACATTAGGTGTGGTGATGTTAGTTGATGGGAATCCAGTTAGCTCTGCTATTAAGGGTTACGCTTATAGTCTTAATGCAGAGGAACTTTTAGCACTGGGAGCTAAAGCTTATGAAGATAATCCCAGTACAGGGTCAACCAATCAAGTCTGTTTGGTCGGCATTACTGACGAAGGCAACACATTTTATAATGTTTTTGTGGCTAGAGAAGGGGGTATTCGGACTTTTTATAGCGATGCTACCCCTGACTTTGACAGAACCCGTGAATGCAATGTTTTAGTCTATGAGACTTCAACGGGGAATGCTTGA
- a CDS encoding serine/threonine-protein kinase: protein MSYCVNPSCTHPKNPDNVVVCQACGSKLLLRDRYQVLGILGKGGFGATFATLDLTIPGKPLCVVKQLRPSNDDPNVFRMAKELFVREAETLGKVGVHPQVPRLLDYFEENQQFYLVQEYIKGHNLHQEVKKNGPFSEAGVKQFLSELLPILKYIHAQKVIHRDIKPANLIRRQTDKKLVLIDFGAVKNQVNSVVASNNSEHTAFTAFAVGTAGFAPPEQMAMRPVYASDVYAVGVTCVYLLSGKSPKDMGIDPETGELTWESWVEISDSFANVLRKMMEVSVRHRYKSAQEVLDALELTDYSLSLEQGLLVANKGEEMHLATQSRASNLITKVNNRVSNSSIQVPRNSPENSSINSRVKSSQTRSAPMNSQIGNSSVNATRGYMRKDLTGVKKKFKLNAQTLVNSYQEGNRNFAQHDLKNLNLSKAKLPGINFYQAELVRANLQSADLSSADLGRANLSGANLKNINLTQAYLGYSNLEQADLRGADLSSANLKYANLKAANLCGANLCDAQVTQEQLAMAKTNWLTVMPSGKRGFW from the coding sequence ATGAGCTACTGCGTCAATCCTTCCTGTACTCATCCGAAAAATCCTGATAATGTCGTCGTTTGTCAAGCCTGCGGTTCTAAACTTTTACTACGCGATCGCTATCAGGTGCTTGGCATTCTCGGTAAAGGAGGATTCGGAGCGACTTTTGCCACCCTGGATTTAACCATTCCGGGTAAACCTTTGTGTGTGGTCAAACAATTAAGACCGTCTAATGATGACCCGAATGTGTTTCGCATGGCAAAGGAGTTATTTGTGCGAGAGGCTGAAACTTTAGGTAAAGTCGGTGTTCATCCTCAAGTTCCTAGATTATTAGACTATTTTGAAGAGAACCAACAATTTTATCTGGTTCAAGAGTATATTAAAGGTCATAATTTACATCAAGAAGTTAAAAAAAACGGGCCGTTTAGCGAGGCAGGAGTTAAACAATTCCTTTCTGAATTGCTGCCTATTTTAAAATATATTCATGCTCAAAAAGTTATTCATCGTGATATTAAACCGGCTAATTTAATTCGTCGTCAAACGGATAAAAAATTAGTTTTAATTGACTTTGGAGCGGTTAAAAATCAAGTTAATTCAGTAGTCGCTAGTAATAATTCAGAACATACGGCCTTTACTGCTTTTGCGGTAGGAACGGCGGGATTTGCTCCTCCAGAACAGATGGCCATGCGTCCAGTGTATGCAAGTGATGTTTATGCGGTGGGAGTGACTTGTGTTTATTTGCTCTCCGGCAAATCTCCTAAAGATATGGGAATTGATCCAGAAACCGGAGAATTGACCTGGGAAAGTTGGGTAGAAATCAGTGATAGTTTTGCCAATGTGCTGCGGAAAATGATGGAAGTCTCAGTGCGTCATCGTTATAAATCTGCTCAAGAGGTACTAGACGCGCTAGAACTGACAGATTACTCTCTCTCTCTAGAGCAAGGGTTATTGGTGGCCAATAAAGGGGAAGAGATGCACTTAGCGACTCAAAGTCGAGCGTCTAATTTAATTACCAAAGTCAATAATAGGGTCAGCAATTCCTCAATTCAAGTTCCTAGAAATTCTCCAGAGAATTCTTCAATAAACAGCCGAGTCAAAAGTTCTCAAACTCGTTCTGCTCCGATGAATTCTCAAATCGGGAATTCTTCTGTGAATGCGACTAGGGGATACATGAGAAAAGACTTAACCGGGGTTAAGAAAAAGTTTAAACTGAACGCCCAAACTCTTGTCAATAGTTATCAAGAAGGAAACCGGAATTTTGCTCAACATGATTTAAAAAATCTGAATTTATCCAAAGCTAAGTTACCAGGAATTAATTTTTATCAAGCGGAATTAGTTAGAGCTAATTTACAAAGTGCTGATTTATCGAGTGCTGATTTAGGCCGGGCTAATTTAAGCGGTGCTAATTTGAAAAATATTAATTTAACTCAAGCCTATTTAGGCTATTCTAATTTAGAACAAGCAGATTTACGGGGAGCGGATTTAAGCAGTGCTAATCTTAAATACGCTAATTTAAAAGCGGCTAATTTATGTGGTGCTAATTTATGTGATGCTCAAGTCACTCAAGAGCAATTAGCGATGGCGAAAACCAACTGGTTAACGGTTATGCCGAGTGGTAAAAGAGGTTTTTGGTAG
- the hemC gene encoding hydroxymethylbilane synthase, whose amino-acid sequence MAVSSPTRTVRIGSRKSQLALVQTYWVQEQLQKHHPDRQFEVETMSTQGDKILDVALAKIGDKGLFTKELEVSMLEGQTDLAVHSLKDLPTKLPDGLMLGCITERVDPADGLVVNEKHKDKQIETLPEGAVIGTSSLRRLAQLRYHFPHLTFKDVRGNVNTRLAKLDAGEYDAIILAVAGLTRLGMSDRIHQVIPSDISLHAVGQGALGIECRTEDPEILELLKVLEHQPTRDRCYAERSFLRELEGGCQVPIGVNTSVDGDTLTLTGMVASLDGKKLIKDTITGKTTDAEQLGKDLAIRVRNAGAGEILAEIFAQIERG is encoded by the coding sequence ATGGCCGTTTCCAGTCCTACTCGCACTGTCCGCATCGGTTCGCGCAAGAGTCAACTAGCGTTAGTTCAAACTTACTGGGTGCAAGAACAACTACAAAAACATCACCCCGATCGACAGTTTGAGGTTGAAACTATGAGTACCCAAGGAGATAAAATATTAGATGTTGCCCTAGCCAAGATCGGGGATAAGGGGCTATTTACCAAAGAATTAGAAGTTAGTATGCTTGAGGGTCAGACGGATCTAGCTGTTCATTCCCTCAAAGACTTACCCACGAAATTACCAGACGGTTTAATGTTAGGGTGCATCACCGAAAGAGTTGACCCGGCAGATGGGTTAGTGGTAAATGAAAAACACAAAGATAAACAGATAGAAACTTTACCAGAAGGTGCAGTTATTGGAACGTCTTCCCTACGTCGGTTAGCGCAACTCCGTTATCATTTCCCTCATTTAACTTTTAAAGATGTGCGGGGGAATGTTAATACTAGACTAGCTAAACTTGATGCCGGAGAATATGATGCTATTATCCTTGCGGTAGCCGGTTTAACTCGCTTAGGAATGAGCGATCGCATTCATCAAGTGATTCCCTCAGATATTTCTCTTCATGCAGTCGGACAAGGTGCTTTAGGAATTGAATGTCGGACTGAAGATCCGGAAATATTGGAGTTATTGAAAGTATTAGAACATCAACCTACCCGCGATCGGTGTTATGCAGAACGTTCATTTTTACGGGAATTAGAAGGAGGATGTCAAGTTCCGATCGGGGTTAATACTTCGGTAGACGGAGATACCTTAACTCTAACCGGAATGGTAGCTAGTTTAGACGGAAAAAAATTAATTAAAGATACAATTACCGGTAAAACAACGGATGCTGAACAATTAGGAAAAGACCTAGCTATTCGGGTTAGAAATGCCGGTGCAGGAGAAATTCTCGCCGAAATTTTTGCCCAAATAGAAAGAGGTTAA
- a CDS encoding HMA2 domain-containing protein, which translates to MTVYIVEQAQGFSPTQQAQKTSLWEIIHSIPGRMRIRLPWLQNHSYLGKDITKALKNLGFVNTVDLSLINNSIIIAYDSTRISEEEMPTQLFKTLYPIRAKRGLVKSKHLKNVEQKIDLNTTTEEAIALKKTALKIREFGGRILGSTLGSLLLHLWKCIPGGRVVSAAAHALSRLIGSSIGAYLVLHWFTEIIDIEEQETLPPHPALIIQSSLECSAVELIGEALGAIIGSVAGTLIFGQIGALIFGFIGGLIGGQMLEFFWFEWQLEFSH; encoded by the coding sequence ATGACCGTGTATATTGTCGAACAAGCTCAAGGATTCAGCCCTACACAACAAGCACAGAAAACATCTTTATGGGAAATTATTCACTCTATCCCTGGTCGTATGAGAATCCGTCTTCCTTGGTTACAAAATCATTCCTATTTAGGGAAAGATATTACAAAAGCCCTTAAAAATTTAGGGTTTGTCAACACAGTAGACTTAAGTTTAATTAATAATTCCATAATCATTGCTTATGATTCCACCCGTATTTCTGAAGAAGAAATGCCAACTCAACTGTTTAAAACTCTCTATCCCATTAGAGCAAAAAGAGGCTTAGTTAAATCCAAACACCTTAAAAATGTAGAACAGAAAATTGATTTAAATACGACAACTGAAGAAGCGATTGCCTTAAAGAAAACAGCCCTTAAAATACGGGAATTTGGAGGAAGAATTTTAGGGTCTACTCTGGGTAGTCTTCTTTTACATTTATGGAAATGTATTCCTGGCGGTCGGGTTGTAAGTGCTGCTGCTCATGCCCTTAGTCGCCTAATTGGGAGTTCAATCGGAGCTTATTTAGTTCTTCATTGGTTTACAGAAATAATTGATATTGAAGAACAAGAAACTTTACCACCTCATCCGGCTTTAATTATTCAATCCTCTTTAGAATGTAGTGCAGTCGAATTAATTGGAGAAGCATTAGGGGCTATTATTGGTTCAGTTGCAGGAACTCTAATATTTGGTCAAATAGGCGCATTAATTTTTGGGTTTATTGGAGGTTTAATCGGGGGTCAAATGTTAGAATTTTTCTGGTTTGAATGGCAATTAGAATTTTCTCATTAA
- the clcA gene encoding H(+)/Cl(-) exchange transporter ClcA, translated as MNNSQDKDRDDQDNNNKLNLIPQRFIEATQKLNTVLLYASLVGIMTGFVGTSFRLTVTAILHQRQVLAVLLQNYPILNYILAIAISGIMGYVAFWLMRRFAPDTGGSGIPQIEGFLDGVFSLHWQRVLPVKFFAGLLTLGSGMILGREGPTIQIGGSVGKMVGDCFRGTKEDLRVLVAAGAGAGLATAFNAPFAGIIFVIEEMRPEFQHPISSLRSVTLACVMATLTTRLMVGQQPVMDITRFDIPQLDSLWIFAILGIFIGIIGYLFNLFLLRALNIFSSLRGLSYQFTGLYVGAIFGLLSLIYYPTTGGGDYTIIWAFDQQISGDVLILVFCIRFILTMISYGSGAPGGIFAPMLALATIFSLGTAREFHSWFPQLLPEPAVLAVAGMGALVAATVRAPLTAIILTVEMTGNYLLILPLLITCLMASMTAHKLGGKPIYSVLLERAIQKKSNQK; from the coding sequence ATGAATAATTCTCAAGATAAAGACAGAGATGATCAAGACAATAACAATAAACTGAATCTAATTCCTCAGCGATTTATAGAAGCCACACAAAAACTTAATACTGTTTTACTGTATGCCTCATTAGTTGGGATTATGACAGGATTTGTCGGGACTTCTTTCCGTCTAACCGTTACTGCAATTCTTCATCAACGTCAAGTGTTAGCCGTATTACTTCAAAACTATCCCATCCTTAATTATATTCTAGCGATCGCTATTTCGGGAATCATGGGATATGTAGCTTTTTGGCTGATGCGTCGATTTGCTCCTGATACGGGTGGAAGCGGAATTCCTCAGATAGAAGGATTTTTAGACGGGGTTTTTTCTCTACATTGGCAACGAGTTTTACCGGTTAAATTTTTCGCAGGACTGTTAACCCTTGGGAGTGGAATGATTTTAGGCCGGGAAGGCCCGACGATTCAAATTGGTGGCAGTGTCGGCAAAATGGTCGGGGATTGTTTTCGAGGCACAAAAGAAGACCTGAGAGTGTTGGTTGCTGCGGGTGCGGGTGCAGGTTTAGCAACGGCGTTTAATGCTCCTTTTGCGGGCATTATTTTTGTCATAGAAGAAATGCGACCAGAATTTCAACATCCCATTAGTTCTTTACGTTCTGTTACCTTAGCTTGTGTAATGGCCACTTTGACGACTCGTCTGATGGTGGGACAACAACCCGTCATGGATATTACTCGTTTTGATATTCCTCAACTCGATTCTTTATGGATATTTGCTATTTTAGGCATTTTTATTGGAATAATTGGCTATTTATTTAATCTTTTTTTACTTCGAGCTTTAAATATATTTTCCAGTTTGAGAGGATTAAGTTATCAGTTTACGGGGTTATATGTAGGCGCAATTTTCGGACTTTTAAGTTTGATTTATTATCCGACTACAGGAGGGGGTGACTATACAATTATTTGGGCTTTTGATCAACAAATCTCCGGCGATGTTCTAATTTTAGTCTTTTGTATTCGTTTTATTTTAACCATGATTAGTTATGGTTCTGGTGCGCCTGGAGGAATTTTTGCTCCGATGTTAGCTTTAGCGACTATCTTTAGTTTAGGGACAGCGAGAGAGTTTCATAGTTGGTTTCCTCAACTCCTCCCAGAACCGGCGGTTTTAGCCGTTGCCGGCATGGGTGCATTAGTAGCAGCAACGGTTCGCGCTCCTCTGACGGCAATTATTTTAACTGTAGAAATGACGGGCAATTATTTACTAATTCTACCTCTACTCATTACCTGTTTAATGGCCAGTATGACCGCCCATAAACTCGGTGGAAAACCCATTTATAGTGTTTTATTAGAACGAGCTATACAGAAAAAGAGTAACCAAAAATGA
- a CDS encoding COP23 domain-containing protein codes for MKFLSAFGIFTACSLSLASLTGFILVAQAQQQPVRFICEQTVNPQDNQAYPTTYVVTDRGKIPVIRWNYEWFGNRNTVLQGRCQTVSSSLQAAYDNGSLNFITNTRSDGQPVICSTGRSLGSCVTILAAFRSSDQALEALLKLKEVLGGEIVRLPSPRFSPNSQMFISLDMDSFLANVSVDN; via the coding sequence ATGAAATTTTTATCAGCCTTTGGTATTTTTACGGCTTGTAGTTTATCCCTAGCCAGTTTAACAGGTTTTATTTTAGTCGCTCAAGCCCAGCAACAACCGGTACGTTTTATCTGTGAGCAAACCGTGAATCCCCAAGATAACCAAGCTTATCCGACCACTTACGTAGTGACCGACAGAGGCAAAATTCCGGTCATCCGTTGGAATTATGAATGGTTTGGCAATAGAAATACGGTATTACAAGGACGTTGTCAGACGGTATCGAGTAGTTTGCAAGCGGCTTATGATAATGGAAGTCTGAACTTTATTACGAATACCAGAAGTGATGGGCAACCGGTGATTTGTTCTACAGGACGCTCATTAGGGTCTTGTGTTACCATATTGGCTGCTTTTCGTTCATCTGATCAGGCTTTAGAAGCACTTCTTAAATTAAAAGAGGTACTGGGAGGAGAAATTGTTCGTCTGCCTTCTCCTCGTTTTTCTCCTAACTCCCAAATGTTTATTTCTCTCGATATGGATAGTTTTTTGGCTAATGTATCCGTTGATAATTAA